In one window of Methanoculleus chikugoensis DNA:
- a CDS encoding cupin domain-containing protein, whose product MYRIAPLLFVCILLSAGCLAADDSPAEAGVSLIAPVDPIPIFDGQATYAGIIGEETPQIRANYSMGYVAIAPGNATPPHRLIGTAELVYVLDGTAEIRCDNETVTAREGETVLLPEGVLQSIVSAGDADLRYITVSQPAYTPEIEISGDELDAVNVKTDGRPIVVADPHEGIEWDLESGVAAFTLVNPVLMNETTIPVGYSVACVELLPGGYLGYDGILGSSDLLYVIEGEIEVATPGGETIRVPAGSAAYVRPDQVKETRNAADSTTRLLSFIDPAWTLEKTVLFA is encoded by the coding sequence ATGTATAGGATCGCTCCTCTTCTCTTTGTCTGTATCCTCCTCTCTGCCGGATGCCTCGCCGCAGACGATTCTCCGGCGGAGGCGGGTGTCAGCCTGATCGCCCCGGTTGACCCGATACCCATATTCGACGGCCAGGCAACCTATGCCGGGATCATCGGTGAAGAGACGCCGCAGATCCGGGCAAACTACAGTATGGGATATGTCGCCATCGCACCGGGCAACGCGACTCCGCCGCACCGCCTGATCGGGACGGCGGAACTTGTCTACGTGCTCGATGGTACTGCGGAGATCCGCTGCGACAACGAGACGGTGACCGCCCGCGAGGGAGAGACCGTGCTCCTGCCGGAAGGGGTGCTGCAGTCGATAGTCTCGGCCGGGGATGCCGATCTCCGCTACATCACCGTGAGCCAGCCGGCCTACACGCCCGAGATCGAGATCTCGGGGGATGAACTTGACGCGGTCAACGTGAAGACGGACGGAAGGCCGATCGTTGTCGCCGATCCCCACGAAGGGATCGAGTGGGACCTTGAGTCCGGTGTCGCGGCCTTTACCCTCGTAAACCCGGTGCTGATGAACGAGACGACGATCCCGGTCGGCTACAGCGTTGCCTGCGTGGAACTCCTCCCGGGCGGATATCTAGGCTATGACGGGATTCTCGGTTCGTCCGATCTCCTCTACGTGATCGAGGGGGAGATCGAGGTCGCCACGCCCGGCGGAGAGACGATACGGGTTCCTGCCGGGAGTGCCGCCTACGTCCGACCCGACCAGGTGAAGGAGACCCGGAACGCCGCGGACTCGACGACGAGGCTTCTCTCGTTCATTGACCCTGCATGGACGCTGGAGAAGACTGTCCTCTTTGCATAG
- a CDS encoding PGF-CTERM sorting domain-containing protein, protein MNTGRYVVHWFNGDGAEVFFDGEFRGMIADTELVVAADPAAPPARKYTVRDGDRLMYTGFIERAPATGETIDLFPQRYQVEQPAPGAEVNETGWYLIYEPDGEEIYIDNTFVGVVEGGTLRVAVNTTLPPPEEFVCRNKDRGTMSRCQLPPLPPPGGTVHVYTRVQPAPHFSVSVTPNTSSLPAETVPTPLPGFGAAVAAAGLLVAARSLKKR, encoded by the coding sequence ATGAACACCGGGCGTTATGTCGTCCACTGGTTCAACGGCGACGGCGCGGAGGTCTTCTTCGACGGCGAGTTCAGGGGGATGATCGCCGATACCGAGCTTGTCGTGGCGGCGGATCCGGCGGCCCCGCCCGCACGGAAGTATACCGTCCGTGATGGAGACCGCCTGATGTATACCGGGTTCATCGAGCGAGCCCCCGCCACCGGAGAGACGATCGACCTCTTCCCGCAGCGCTATCAGGTCGAGCAGCCCGCCCCGGGCGCGGAGGTGAACGAGACCGGCTGGTACCTGATCTACGAGCCGGATGGGGAGGAGATTTACATCGACAACACGTTCGTGGGCGTCGTCGAAGGCGGGACCCTCCGGGTCGCGGTAAACACCACGCTCCCGCCTCCGGAAGAGTTCGTCTGCAGGAATAAGGATAGGGGGACGATGTCGCGATGTCAACTCCCGCCCCTGCCGCCGCCGGGAGGGACGGTTCACGTCTACACCCGGGTGCAGCCGGCACCTCACTTCTCCGTCTCGGTGACGCCGAACACCTCCTCCCTCCCGGCGGAGACGGTGCCCACCCCGCTCCCTGGATTCGGGGCGGCGGTGGCGGCCGCAGGACTGCTGGTTGCCGCGAGATCCCTCAAAAAGAGGTGA
- a CDS encoding PAS domain S-box protein: protein MPSPDFTATAPDNHGLPADEAISCRIWISGPDGVAPPLKETTLEERSDPAGAGNLHPEDAGTVLARWERCNDAGLPWRCNYRIRDADGGYRTIASRGIPVRDATGRIVLWAGVDLDVTVRDEPCWQTRELCTLSAVARAIEGGADAGEVFPETAALLPRGFRHPEQVSVRIVPGIAVPGPGRIVAGIDAGGRSAAYLVVECRRVPEGRDDPFLPQEHALVRAVAAMLGAAVAPAPAGAASSGHQYRLLFDQMPDAGLLLEILRDGSGDPAGFRVVRINRKAAENLGRPQEEVVGEDLPKAIPAIGTVALDLFYQVAATGRTVHREISSPDTGSFYELKVYRPQYDRLVVIAGDVTERRRAEEMLREQRIALDNRVRELATLYAVSGVIERPGNSVEEVLRDVAVILPAGWLHPEDAAARIVVDGREYRSAGFIESPWRQESPIVVKGRIVGKVEVCYRHPRPEDDGTPFLVDERRLIDAVAGRLGRVIERMRANEALGRSEEKYRLLFERMLESYTLYEVIRDDEGNPVDYRISELNEKAAEVFGRSREELVGQRLFDIFPAIREGARALYGEVTETGLPVQRRLQEPRTGRWYDLQIYRPRAGMLAVTGQEITEQKKAELALRESEERFRGIFEQAGTGIALIDPGGRIMEANPAFVRMFGYDEDELYGMRSYDLIYPPDREEAGSLHRETALMKGLRREKRYLTKDGRLVWGRLTTSLLHDSGEGGLVIAMLEDITDWREMQNALAESEERFREIAQRSFDMIYTCHRDRGITYISPAVTRILGYTPDELIGRRCHDYVVPSSLPVWEDGREKIARGKPVEGVEVEFRRKDGSVAFLELNESPIVEDGLVVGVQIVGRDVSDRARYEDMRLQAFYQIEQNIEQFAVLADHIRLPLQVILGMADLADDEAMSAKIREQVERINAIVRQLDEGWVESREIREFLRRNELV, encoded by the coding sequence ATGCCGTCACCAGACTTCACCGCGACCGCTCCGGACAACCATGGCCTGCCTGCCGACGAGGCAATCTCCTGCAGGATCTGGATCAGCGGGCCCGACGGCGTGGCGCCTCCCCTCAAGGAAACGACGCTCGAAGAGCGCTCTGATCCCGCGGGGGCGGGCAACCTCCACCCGGAGGACGCCGGGACGGTGCTCGCCCGGTGGGAACGTTGCAACGACGCCGGTCTTCCATGGAGGTGCAACTACCGGATCCGGGATGCCGACGGCGGATACCGCACCATCGCGAGCAGGGGCATCCCGGTCAGGGACGCCACGGGCAGGATCGTCCTCTGGGCGGGGGTCGACCTCGACGTCACCGTCCGGGACGAACCGTGCTGGCAGACGAGGGAGCTCTGCACCCTCTCCGCGGTCGCCCGTGCGATCGAAGGCGGCGCCGATGCCGGCGAGGTCTTCCCGGAGACGGCCGCCCTTCTGCCCCGCGGGTTCCGCCACCCTGAACAGGTGTCGGTGCGGATAGTGCCCGGAATCGCCGTTCCGGGGCCCGGAAGGATTGTTGCCGGGATAGATGCCGGAGGACGTTCAGCCGCATACCTCGTGGTCGAGTGCCGGAGGGTCCCGGAGGGGAGGGACGATCCGTTCCTGCCGCAGGAGCATGCCCTCGTCCGTGCCGTCGCCGCGATGCTCGGGGCGGCCGTCGCGCCGGCACCCGCCGGGGCTGCTTCGTCCGGGCACCAGTACCGCCTCCTCTTCGACCAGATGCCGGACGCCGGCCTCCTTCTTGAGATACTCCGCGACGGTTCAGGGGACCCTGCCGGCTTCCGGGTCGTCCGGATCAACCGCAAAGCCGCCGAAAACCTCGGGCGTCCGCAGGAGGAGGTCGTCGGAGAAGACCTCCCGAAGGCTATTCCGGCGATCGGCACCGTTGCGCTCGACCTCTTCTACCAGGTTGCCGCAACCGGGAGGACGGTGCACCGCGAGATCTCGAGTCCGGATACCGGCTCCTTCTACGAACTGAAGGTATACCGGCCGCAGTATGACCGGCTCGTCGTCATTGCAGGAGACGTCACGGAACGGCGCAGGGCTGAAGAGATGCTGCGGGAGCAGCGGATCGCCCTGGACAACCGGGTGAGGGAACTTGCGACGCTTTACGCCGTGAGCGGCGTCATCGAGCGGCCCGGGAACTCGGTCGAAGAGGTTCTCCGGGATGTTGCCGTCATCCTCCCGGCCGGCTGGCTCCATCCGGAAGATGCCGCCGCCCGGATCGTGGTCGACGGCCGGGAATACCGGTCGGCCGGTTTTATCGAGAGCCCCTGGCGGCAGGAGAGCCCGATCGTCGTCAAGGGGAGGATCGTCGGGAAGGTGGAGGTCTGCTACCGCCACCCGCGGCCCGAAGACGACGGTACGCCGTTTCTCGTCGATGAACGCCGCCTGATCGATGCCGTTGCCGGGCGACTCGGCCGGGTCATCGAGCGGATGCGGGCGAACGAGGCTCTCGGGAGGAGCGAAGAGAAGTACCGTCTTCTCTTTGAACGGATGCTCGAGAGTTACACCCTCTACGAGGTTATCCGGGACGACGAAGGGAACCCTGTCGATTACCGTATCAGCGAGCTGAACGAGAAAGCGGCCGAGGTATTCGGCCGCAGCCGGGAAGAACTGGTCGGACAGCGGCTCTTCGATATCTTCCCGGCGATCCGCGAGGGTGCCCGTGCTCTCTATGGGGAGGTCACAGAGACCGGTCTTCCGGTTCAGCGGCGGCTGCAGGAGCCGAGAACCGGGCGGTGGTACGACCTGCAGATCTACCGGCCGCGGGCCGGGATGCTGGCCGTCACGGGGCAGGAGATCACCGAACAGAAGAAAGCGGAACTTGCGCTGCGGGAGAGCGAAGAGCGGTTCCGGGGGATCTTCGAGCAGGCGGGAACCGGGATCGCGCTCATCGACCCGGGCGGACGGATCATGGAGGCGAACCCGGCGTTCGTGCGCATGTTCGGTTACGACGAGGACGAACTGTATGGTATGCGGTCATACGACCTGATCTACCCGCCCGACCGGGAGGAGGCCGGTTCTCTCCACCGAGAGACCGCTTTGATGAAGGGTCTCCGCCGGGAGAAGCGCTACCTGACGAAGGACGGCAGGTTAGTCTGGGGGCGGCTGACCACGTCGCTGCTCCACGACTCCGGGGAGGGAGGCCTGGTCATCGCGATGCTGGAGGACATCACCGACTGGCGGGAGATGCAGAACGCTCTTGCGGAGAGCGAGGAGCGGTTCCGCGAGATCGCGCAGCGAAGTTTCGATATGATCTACACCTGTCACCGCGACCGGGGGATCACCTATATCTCCCCGGCGGTGACCCGCATCCTCGGCTATACTCCCGATGAACTCATCGGCCGCAGGTGTCACGACTATGTCGTCCCCTCGTCCCTCCCCGTCTGGGAGGATGGGCGGGAGAAGATCGCCCGCGGCAAACCGGTCGAGGGGGTCGAGGTCGAGTTCCGCCGCAAAGACGGGTCGGTGGCGTTCCTCGAACTGAACGAGTCTCCGATCGTGGAAGACGGCCTTGTCGTGGGCGTACAGATCGTCGGCAGGGACGTCTCGGACCGGGCGCGCTACGAGGATATGCGGCTGCAGGCATTCTACCAGATCGAGCAGAATATCGAGCAGTTTGCAGTTCTCGCGGACCATATCCGGCTGCCCCTGCAGGTGATCCTCGGCATGGCCGATCTGGCCGATGATGAGGCGATGTCGGCAAAGATCCGGGAGCAGGTTGAGCGGATCAACGCGATCGTCAGGCAGCTCGACGAGGGCTGGGTCGAGTCCCGCGAGATCAGGGAGTTCCTGCGGAGGAACGAACTGGTGTAG
- a CDS encoding MASE3 domain-containing protein: MQTNSMQTDSSARTTRSGAESQWGRIEQGAAESGIWRSFIVLTVLLAALAATGLYRYLLFHTIAEFVAIAIALGVFIVAWNARTMRENGYLLVAGTGLLFVAGIALVHTLAYDGMGIFVGYDANLPTQLWIASRYLLAGTLLAAPLLLRRNPGPREVFAAFAGVTVLLLLSIFVVPVFPDCYIVGSGLTPFKIWSEYIIAVLLALGAVAVYRVRAAFSPRVAAHLLAAVLVMIASELAFTLYISVYGPSNMIGHLLMVLSFGLIYVAFVETGIRQPYALVFTGLKSSEERLRQEKNRLAQYLDIAGALFVVLDGDGRVALINRRASEVLGCPADAAVGEAWAERFIPPAERERFRALFAELRGGEIGENERVKMPVVATDGGERIIAWHNTVLRDENGAVCGILSSGEDITEQQHAEEALVQANAKLNLLAGITRHDILNQITVARAYIGFAGEDSENPGVRACLERAHAAVDEIQKQIEFSWDYHDMGVKTPVWQRPQDLVAESVSYLALPTGIDVRADLSGLEIYADPMVKKVFYNLIDNAVRHGGSVTEVRFSCTRAGQDLLIVCEDDGTGIPDGEKEAIFRETYKRRYGHGLFLVAGILGITGMTIRETGRSGTGARFEITVPNGAYRFEGERE, encoded by the coding sequence ATGCAGACCAACTCTATGCAGACAGATTCTTCGGCGCGTACAACCCGGAGCGGAGCAGAGAGCCAGTGGGGCCGCATAGAACAGGGGGCCGCGGAATCCGGCATCTGGCGATCGTTCATCGTCCTTACGGTGCTTCTGGCCGCCCTCGCGGCAACAGGCCTGTACAGGTATCTCCTCTTCCACACGATCGCCGAATTCGTCGCCATCGCGATTGCGTTAGGCGTCTTCATCGTGGCATGGAACGCCCGGACGATGCGGGAGAACGGCTACCTGCTGGTCGCCGGCACCGGGCTGCTCTTCGTGGCCGGCATCGCACTGGTCCACACCCTCGCGTATGACGGCATGGGGATATTCGTCGGCTACGACGCAAACCTCCCGACGCAACTCTGGATCGCCTCGCGCTACCTCCTCGCCGGGACGCTGCTTGCCGCGCCTCTCCTGCTCCGGAGAAACCCCGGTCCCCGGGAGGTGTTTGCCGCGTTTGCCGGGGTTACCGTGCTCCTGCTCCTCTCGATCTTCGTCGTCCCGGTCTTTCCCGACTGCTACATCGTGGGTTCGGGGCTGACGCCGTTCAAGATCTGGAGCGAGTACATCATAGCGGTGCTGCTCGCCCTCGGGGCGGTCGCCGTCTACCGGGTGCGGGCCGCCTTCTCGCCCCGGGTGGCGGCCCACCTGCTCGCGGCCGTCCTCGTGATGATCGCCTCGGAACTTGCCTTTACGCTTTATATCAGCGTCTATGGCCCCTCAAACATGATCGGCCACCTCCTGATGGTGCTCTCGTTCGGGCTCATCTACGTCGCGTTCGTCGAGACGGGGATCCGGCAGCCTTATGCGCTGGTCTTTACCGGCCTGAAATCGAGTGAAGAGCGGCTCAGGCAGGAGAAGAACCGGCTCGCACAGTATCTGGACATCGCCGGAGCCCTCTTCGTCGTCCTCGATGGAGACGGGCGGGTCGCCCTCATCAACCGCCGGGCGTCCGAGGTTCTCGGCTGCCCGGCGGATGCGGCTGTGGGCGAGGCCTGGGCCGAGCGGTTCATCCCGCCGGCGGAGCGGGAGCGTTTCCGTGCGCTCTTCGCGGAGCTGAGAGGGGGTGAGATCGGGGAGAATGAGCGCGTGAAGATGCCGGTCGTCGCTACAGACGGCGGCGAACGGATCATCGCGTGGCACAACACCGTGCTCCGTGACGAGAACGGTGCCGTCTGCGGGATCCTGAGCTCCGGGGAGGATATCACCGAGCAGCAGCACGCCGAGGAGGCGCTTGTTCAAGCGAACGCGAAATTGAACCTTCTCGCCGGGATCACCCGCCACGACATCCTCAACCAGATCACCGTCGCACGTGCCTACATCGGGTTTGCCGGGGAGGATAGCGAGAATCCCGGGGTTCGGGCCTGTCTGGAGCGTGCTCATGCCGCCGTTGACGAGATCCAGAAGCAAATCGAGTTCAGCTGGGACTACCACGACATGGGGGTGAAGACGCCGGTCTGGCAGAGGCCGCAGGACCTTGTCGCGGAGAGCGTCTCCTATCTCGCCCTCCCGACAGGGATCGACGTCCGCGCCGACCTCTCGGGCCTTGAGATCTACGCGGACCCGATGGTGAAGAAGGTCTTTTACAATCTCATCGACAACGCCGTCCGCCACGGCGGAAGCGTGACGGAGGTCCGGTTCTCGTGCACGAGGGCCGGGCAGGACCTGCTGATCGTCTGCGAGGATGACGGCACCGGCATTCCGGACGGCGAGAAGGAGGCAATATTCCGCGAGACCTATAAGCGGCGGTACGGCCACGGGCTCTTCCTGGTCGCGGGGATCCTCGGGATCACCGGGATGACGATCCGGGAGACCGGTAGATCCGGGACGGGTGCCCGGTTCGAGATCACTGTACCGAACGGAGCATACCGGTTCGAGGGCGAGAGGGAATAG
- a CDS encoding heavy metal translocating P-type ATPase has product MTEHEEGPSCPRCRVGASHGQVVGRREVAVFGVSGILLLAGVIVGYLTPYPFAGTALLLAAAVISGYDILRTGFFALIRLRFSIAVLISIAAAGAFLTGNPAEGATVLYLYAVAEFLEEYAAGRAERSIASLLDLTPQTARVRRDDAETTVPVDDVGVGEIVIARPGDTVPLDGIVVAGTSSVDQAAITGESVPVAKEVGDGVYAGTRNVDGYLEVRVTKPERESTIARVAALVAEAQSHTSPTEAFIERFSRYYTPAVILLAALLVVVPPLAFGVPFLEAFYRALILLVIACPCALAISTPVSMVSGITTAAHNGVLIKGRDSLEAVGLARVVVFDKTGTLTTGRLEVDDVVGFGVPEAEVLAVAASLESRSGHPIAEAIRRRAEEEGAVLRDVEEFVSLTGRGVRGRIGGAAYTLGNVALFADGDDRAWRAAYDRLESEGKTVVLAGTASGVIGLVALSDVVKRDAEKTVAALQARGIRTVMLTGDNERVGEAVARHIGIDECHAGLLPEDKVAMVERLMDRYGLVVMVGDGVNDAPALARANVGVAMGAIGSDVAIEAADIVVMEDDISRVAYLVALSEKTVSVVRQNVIAALVVKLGIAGLAVFGLVTLWMAVAFGDMGLSLAVIANALRIGRPDTGNPP; this is encoded by the coding sequence GTGACGGAGCATGAGGAAGGTCCGTCCTGTCCCCGCTGCCGGGTTGGGGCCTCTCACGGGCAGGTCGTCGGCCGCCGAGAGGTTGCTGTCTTCGGGGTCTCGGGCATCCTCCTCCTCGCGGGGGTGATCGTCGGGTACCTCACCCCATATCCCTTCGCCGGGACAGCCCTGCTCCTCGCCGCCGCGGTCATATCCGGCTACGATATCCTGAGAACCGGGTTCTTCGCTCTCATCCGGCTCCGGTTCAGCATCGCCGTGCTCATATCCATCGCGGCGGCAGGAGCGTTCCTGACCGGAAATCCCGCCGAGGGGGCGACCGTGCTGTATCTCTACGCCGTCGCCGAGTTCCTGGAGGAGTACGCGGCCGGCAGGGCCGAACGCTCGATAGCCTCGCTCCTTGACCTCACGCCGCAGACGGCCCGGGTCAGGCGGGACGACGCCGAGACGACTGTTCCGGTCGATGACGTCGGCGTCGGGGAGATTGTAATCGCGAGACCGGGCGACACCGTTCCGCTCGACGGCATCGTCGTTGCCGGCACCTCGTCGGTCGACCAGGCGGCGATCACCGGGGAGAGCGTCCCGGTGGCAAAGGAAGTCGGGGACGGCGTCTACGCAGGGACACGGAACGTCGACGGGTACCTCGAAGTCCGGGTGACGAAACCGGAACGAGAGAGCACGATAGCCCGGGTCGCCGCCCTGGTCGCGGAGGCCCAGTCCCACACTTCTCCCACCGAAGCGTTCATCGAGCGCTTCTCCCGCTACTACACGCCGGCGGTCATCCTCCTCGCCGCCCTCCTCGTCGTCGTCCCGCCGCTGGCCTTCGGCGTCCCGTTCCTCGAAGCGTTCTACCGGGCGCTGATCCTGCTCGTCATCGCCTGCCCCTGCGCGCTCGCGATCTCCACCCCGGTCTCGATGGTCTCGGGGATCACGACCGCGGCGCATAACGGCGTGCTGATCAAGGGCAGAGACTCGCTCGAAGCCGTGGGGCTTGCGCGGGTGGTCGTCTTCGACAAGACCGGGACGCTCACGACCGGGAGGCTTGAGGTGGACGACGTGGTAGGGTTCGGGGTCCCTGAGGCGGAGGTTCTCGCCGTCGCCGCATCGCTCGAGTCACGTTCCGGCCACCCGATCGCGGAGGCGATCCGGCGGCGGGCGGAAGAGGAGGGAGCCGTCCTGCGGGACGTCGAGGAGTTCGTATCACTGACGGGGAGAGGCGTCCGGGGGAGGATCGGCGGTGCGGCCTACACCCTCGGGAACGTTGCGCTCTTTGCCGACGGAGATGACCGGGCATGGCGGGCGGCGTACGACCGGCTGGAGAGCGAAGGGAAGACGGTCGTCCTCGCCGGTACCGCCTCAGGGGTGATCGGGCTCGTCGCTCTCTCGGACGTGGTGAAGAGGGATGCAGAAAAGACGGTTGCCGCTCTTCAGGCGCGGGGCATCAGGACGGTGATGCTCACCGGGGACAACGAACGTGTCGGTGAAGCAGTGGCCCGCCATATCGGGATCGACGAGTGCCATGCCGGGCTCCTCCCGGAGGATAAGGTGGCGATGGTCGAGCGGCTGATGGACCGCTACGGGCTCGTGGTGATGGTCGGCGACGGCGTGAACGACGCGCCGGCGCTTGCACGGGCGAACGTCGGGGTCGCGATGGGGGCGATAGGCTCAGACGTCGCGATCGAGGCGGCAGACATCGTCGTGATGGAGGACGACATCTCGAGGGTCGCCTACCTCGTCGCCCTCTCTGAGAAGACGGTCTCGGTCGTCCGGCAGAACGTCATAGCGGCGCTCGTGGTGAAACTCGGCATCGCCGGGCTCGCGGTCTTCGGGCTGGTCACCCTCTGGATGGCGGTGGCGTTCGGGGACATGGGGCTCTCGCTTGCGGTCATCGCAAACGCCCTCAGGATAGGCCGGCCGGATACCGGCAATCCTCCATGA
- a CDS encoding PAS domain S-box protein produces MHDCTPAHGDILELSGILDAFDEGLLIVGPDNRVACINKHLRHLLGITRDAPAGTDADRFAHQALIPRICGKSGRSEITAFLSGRTPVADFPCVMRLPDGGEGRFRCSCRAVHDGRLRGSRLVRFSPDTSGPGAVPVSETRAFRVDGPGRGMDTAKRRRIEAILRESEDRYRFLVENLNEGIALIDREGIVVFANRKMADIIGYSIAGIIGAPVYAFIDEGSAGDVKEHLQNLGRNMREVFEFELVRKGGGRIHTLIATTPIIDTGGTCRGFLAGVQDITPLKQMEAKLRESEEKYRSLVELSAEATLIHRDGRIIFINPAGLKLLGASRPEEVIGTAILDIVRPDTRDLIEAFAVRDLQGVETPLAELLVVRLDGTTVPIEGRGARTIFEGRPAVQVVMRDISHRKQAEEQLQARNRHLLLLNRIIGTSASTHLPGELLETALSQTLDLLGYDGGAIYRLDSGRGEAALQCRRNMPDACLELTETVFGRSFADSIATGLPCYLEQNRGPNTPGSRLLREFGFAALACIPLVVESDVVGALLIGTRGHGFFSRDERALLEAVGREIGAGIVRGMLYRRLEVANREANLYLDILTHDIRNADNVANIYADLLIDELEGEPARHARKLKDGIRKSIEITANVATLRKIQEGRDGLARQNLYDVIRGEIAHFPDLCIRYSGLPVEVFADDLLPEIFTNLIGNAAKHGGSGVEVTVGVDDLDEETVVVTVADTGPGVPDDLKEAIFFRFEREGGRRGSQGLGLSICRMLAARYGGRIWVEDRVPGRPGEGAAFRFTLRKAGRGEGASA; encoded by the coding sequence ATGCATGACTGCACACCCGCACATGGCGATATCCTCGAACTCTCCGGCATCCTGGATGCGTTCGACGAAGGGCTGCTGATAGTCGGCCCCGACAACCGGGTGGCCTGCATCAACAAGCATCTGCGGCACCTGCTCGGCATCACCCGTGACGCGCCCGCCGGAACCGACGCGGATCGCTTCGCTCACCAGGCCCTGATACCCCGCATCTGCGGGAAGTCGGGCAGATCCGAGATCACCGCATTTCTCTCCGGCCGCACTCCGGTTGCCGACTTTCCGTGCGTGATGCGGTTGCCCGACGGCGGCGAAGGGCGGTTCCGCTGCTCGTGCCGCGCCGTTCATGATGGCCGGCTTCGCGGCAGCCGGCTCGTCCGTTTCTCTCCCGACACCTCCGGCCCCGGGGCCGTCCCGGTCTCCGAAACCCGTGCCTTTCGGGTCGACGGCCCTGGAAGGGGTATGGATACCGCAAAGAGGAGGCGGATCGAGGCGATACTGCGGGAGAGCGAAGACCGGTACCGGTTCCTCGTCGAAAACCTCAACGAGGGCATCGCGCTGATCGACAGAGAGGGCATCGTGGTCTTTGCCAACCGGAAGATGGCCGATATCATCGGTTATTCGATCGCCGGGATCATTGGAGCGCCGGTCTATGCGTTCATCGACGAGGGGAGTGCCGGAGACGTAAAAGAACACCTGCAGAATCTTGGCCGGAACATGCGCGAGGTCTTCGAGTTTGAACTGGTTCGAAAAGGCGGTGGCCGTATCCATACGCTGATAGCGACCACTCCCATCATCGACACCGGCGGCACCTGCCGGGGATTCCTTGCCGGTGTCCAGGACATCACCCCCTTGAAGCAGATGGAGGCAAAACTCCGCGAGAGCGAGGAGAAATACCGGTCGCTCGTCGAGCTCTCCGCCGAGGCGACCCTGATCCATCGCGACGGGAGGATCATATTCATCAACCCCGCCGGCCTGAAACTGCTCGGGGCTTCACGCCCGGAAGAGGTGATCGGGACGGCTATCCTCGATATCGTCCGCCCGGATACCCGGGATCTCATCGAGGCCTTCGCCGTGCGGGACCTGCAGGGCGTGGAGACGCCGCTTGCTGAGTTATTGGTCGTCAGACTCGACGGAACGACGGTTCCCATCGAAGGGAGGGGGGCACGGACGATCTTTGAGGGCCGGCCTGCGGTTCAGGTCGTCATGCGGGACATCAGCCACCGGAAACAGGCGGAGGAGCAACTGCAGGCGAGGAACCGGCATCTCCTTCTGCTTAACCGGATCATCGGCACATCCGCTTCGACCCACCTGCCGGGAGAACTGCTGGAGACGGCGCTCAGCCAGACACTCGATCTCCTCGGCTACGACGGCGGCGCAATCTATCGCCTCGATTCCGGGCGGGGAGAGGCTGCTCTCCAGTGCCGGCGAAATATGCCGGATGCATGCCTGGAACTTACAGAGACCGTTTTTGGAAGATCGTTTGCCGATTCCATCGCCACCGGCCTTCCGTGCTACCTTGAACAGAACCGGGGCCCGAACACCCCGGGATCCCGTCTTCTCCGGGAGTTCGGGTTTGCCGCACTCGCCTGCATCCCGCTCGTCGTCGAGTCGGACGTCGTCGGGGCGCTCCTCATCGGAACCAGGGGGCATGGATTCTTCTCTCGCGACGAGCGTGCGCTCCTCGAAGCCGTCGGGCGCGAGATCGGGGCCGGAATCGTGCGGGGAATGCTCTACCGGAGGCTTGAAGTGGCAAACCGGGAGGCGAACCTCTACCTCGATATCCTCACTCACGATATCCGGAACGCGGACAACGTCGCAAACATCTACGCCGACCTCCTCATCGACGAGCTCGAGGGAGAGCCGGCCCGGCACGCCCGGAAACTGAAGGACGGGATCAGGAAGAGCATCGAGATCACCGCAAACGTCGCCACCCTCAGAAAGATCCAGGAGGGCCGGGACGGGCTTGCGCGGCAAAACCTCTACGACGTGATCCGGGGAGAGATCGCCCACTTCCCCGACCTCTGCATCAGGTACTCCGGGCTGCCCGTGGAGGTCTTCGCCGACGACCTCCTCCCCGAGATCTTCACGAACCTTATCGGCAACGCCGCAAAGCACGGCGGGTCGGGCGTCGAGGTCACGGTGGGGGTCGATGATCTGGACGAAGAGACCGTCGTCGTCACCGTTGCCGACACCGGCCCCGGGGTTCCGGACGATCTGAAGGAGGCAATCTTCTTCCGGTTCGAGCGGGAGGGCGGCAGGCGGGGGAGCCAGGGGCTCGGCCTCTCGATCTGCCGGATGCTTGCCGCGCGCTACGGCGGCAGGATCTGGGTCGAAGACCGTGTCCCGGGCCGCCCCGGGGAGGGTGCGGCGTTCCGGTTTACCCTCCGGAAAGCCGGACGCGGGGAAGGTGCCTCCGCCTGA